A genomic window from Flavobacterium azooxidireducens includes:
- the tig gene encoding trigger factor, translating to MNITRTNVDALNAVVTVAVSKNDYASKVEKVLADYRKNASIPGFRKGAVPMSLIQKQYGKAVLLEEVNKVLQENLNNYLVEEKLDILGNPLPKVTEDFDWEKEDFTFDFELGLAPEFSVDLAAKNNITSFKIIADDKMLNDQVERIQKQYGKLISKDTVEEGDDLNVTFTNEANGINNTASISLDVFKDKKAAKKFIGKKVGDVVEIGTKGLFDDDHKLMDYLKVDHDLVHGLDIEVSAKIEGITTSEKAELTQELFDKLFGEGNVSSVEEVKAKIKEDAEKQFAQQADQKFLNDVTEFLLESTKFDLPSEFLIKWLQNAGEKPLTEEEAREEFAKSERGLRYQLIEGKIMTENNLQITFEDLKAFTSELIKKQMAQFGQMNPTQEDIDGIVARVLSNQDEVKRLSEQVMSEKMLGLFKEKVKAKSKEVSYEQFVKEMYGE from the coding sequence ATGAATATCACAAGAACAAATGTGGACGCTTTGAATGCGGTGGTTACCGTGGCGGTTTCCAAAAATGATTATGCTTCTAAAGTAGAAAAAGTATTGGCAGATTATCGAAAAAATGCTTCAATTCCGGGTTTTAGAAAAGGAGCTGTGCCAATGAGTTTAATTCAAAAACAATACGGAAAAGCTGTTTTGTTGGAAGAAGTAAACAAAGTGTTACAAGAAAACTTAAACAACTATTTAGTTGAAGAAAAATTAGATATTTTAGGAAATCCTCTTCCAAAAGTTACAGAAGATTTTGATTGGGAAAAAGAAGATTTTACTTTTGATTTCGAATTAGGATTAGCTCCTGAATTCTCAGTTGATTTAGCTGCTAAAAACAACATTACATCTTTCAAAATTATTGCAGATGATAAAATGTTGAACGATCAAGTGGAGAGAATTCAAAAACAATACGGAAAATTAATTTCAAAAGATACCGTTGAAGAAGGTGACGATTTGAATGTAACGTTCACAAACGAAGCAAACGGAATCAATAATACAGCTTCTATCTCTTTGGATGTTTTTAAAGATAAAAAAGCAGCTAAAAAATTCATTGGAAAAAAAGTAGGTGATGTAGTAGAAATCGGGACCAAAGGTTTATTTGATGATGACCATAAATTAATGGATTATTTAAAAGTAGATCACGATTTAGTGCATGGTTTAGATATTGAAGTTTCGGCTAAAATTGAAGGTATTACAACTAGCGAAAAAGCAGAATTAACACAAGAATTATTTGATAAATTGTTTGGTGAAGGAAATGTTTCTTCGGTTGAAGAAGTAAAAGCCAAAATCAAAGAAGATGCCGAAAAGCAATTTGCTCAACAAGCGGATCAAAAATTCTTAAACGATGTTACCGAATTTTTATTAGAAAGCACCAAATTTGATTTACCATCAGAATTTCTAATCAAATGGTTACAAAATGCAGGTGAAAAACCATTGACTGAAGAAGAAGCAAGAGAAGAATTTGCAAAATCAGAAAGAGGTCTTCGTTATCAATTGATTGAAGGTAAGATAATGACTGAGAATAACTTACAAATCACTTTTGAAGATTTAAAAGCATTTACATCTGAATTAATCAAAAAACAAATGGCTCAATTTGGTCAAATGAATCCAACACAGGAAGACATTGACGGAATCGTAGCTCGCGTACTTTCTAACCAAGACGAAGTAAAAAGATTGTCTGAGCAAGTGATGAGCGAAAAGATGTTAGGTCTTTTCAAAGAAAAAGTAAAAGCGAAGTCAAAAGAAGTTTCCTACGAACAGTTCGTTAAAGAAATGTACGGAGAATAA
- a CDS encoding phage holin family protein, with the protein MGLLLRILITAALVMLISNFLPGVTVESYLQSIYVAIILGLLNLFIKPIIVLFTLPVTILTLGLFLLVINAFIVLICSSIVGGFEVESFWTALFFSIILSIFQSVVYKLTAGEDK; encoded by the coding sequence ATGGGTTTACTTCTTCGAATTCTTATCACAGCAGCATTAGTAATGCTTATTTCAAATTTTTTACCGGGAGTAACGGTCGAAAGTTATCTGCAATCTATTTATGTAGCTATCATTTTAGGGTTACTTAATTTGTTTATCAAACCAATCATAGTGTTGTTCACCTTGCCGGTAACCATCCTAACATTAGGGCTTTTTCTGCTAGTAATTAATGCTTTTATTGTTTTAATATGTAGCAGTATAGTTGGCGGTTTTGAGGTAGAATCGTTTTGGACAGCATTATTTTTCAGTATAATTTTATCCATATTTCAATCGGTCGTTTATAAATTAACTGCAGGAGAAGATAAATAA
- a CDS encoding alpha/beta fold hydrolase — protein sequence MLYSKIEGEGKPLIILHGFLGMSDNWKTLGTQFAEQGFQVHMLDLRNHGRSFHSDDFNYQVMTEDILNYCQFHKLQKIDIIGHSMGGKVAMFLATNHPELIDKLIVADIGPRYYRPHHQDILEGLNAVDFSLKPERSEVDEILKKHIPEVGTRQFLMKSLYWKEPGQLAFRFNLDVFNKEIEQVGKALTEESHFEKPTLFIRGGNSRYILDEDFEAIKNQFPKAEFETIPNAGHWLHAENPQLFFEIVMKFLKP from the coding sequence ATGTTATATTCAAAAATAGAAGGAGAAGGAAAACCATTGATAATTTTACACGGTTTTCTTGGTATGTCTGATAATTGGAAAACACTCGGAACACAATTTGCAGAGCAAGGTTTTCAAGTTCACATGCTCGATTTGCGAAATCACGGAAGAAGTTTTCATTCGGATGATTTCAATTATCAAGTGATGACCGAAGATATTCTGAATTACTGTCAATTTCATAAACTACAAAAAATTGATATTATTGGTCATTCGATGGGAGGGAAAGTGGCTATGTTTTTGGCAACAAATCATCCTGAATTGATTGATAAATTAATAGTTGCTGATATTGGCCCAAGATATTATCGTCCGCACCATCAAGACATTTTAGAGGGATTAAATGCGGTTGATTTTTCTTTAAAACCGGAAAGAAGTGAAGTAGATGAAATTCTAAAAAAACACATTCCAGAAGTTGGAACTCGTCAATTTTTAATGAAAAGTTTATATTGGAAAGAACCCGGACAATTGGCATTTCGATTTAATTTGGATGTTTTTAATAAGGAAATTGAGCAAGTTGGAAAAGCTCTTACGGAAGAATCACATTTTGAAAAACCAACTTTGTTTATCAGAGGCGGAAATTCAAGATACATTTTAGATGAAGATTTTGAAGCAATTAAAAATCAATTTCCAAAAGCTGAATTTGAAACAATTCCAAACGCAGGTCATTGGTTGCATGCCGAAAATCCGCAACTATTTTTTGAAATTGTGATGAAATTTTTAAAACCTTAA
- a CDS encoding pyridoxine 5'-phosphate synthase, translating into MTKLSVNINKIATLRNSRGGDTPNVMQVAKDVQRFGAHGVTIHPRPDERHIRYQDARDLKPIVYTEYNIEGNPVQKFIDLVLEVKPTQVTLVPDADDAITSNAGWDTIKNKDFLIEVIQEFKRNNIRTSIFVDPVLSMIEGAKITGTDRIELYTEEFAHQYSLGNKAGINSYVEAAILSNQLEMGVNAGHDLSLDNIQFLKENIPGLLEVSIGHALISESLYLGIENVVNMYLHKLK; encoded by the coding sequence ATGACAAAGTTAAGTGTAAATATCAATAAAATTGCAACCCTACGAAATTCAAGAGGTGGAGATACACCAAATGTTATGCAAGTAGCCAAAGACGTACAGCGTTTTGGAGCTCATGGTGTCACAATCCATCCTCGTCCGGATGAGCGTCATATTCGTTATCAAGATGCCCGAGATTTAAAACCGATTGTTTATACGGAGTATAATATTGAAGGGAATCCGGTTCAAAAGTTCATTGATTTGGTTTTGGAAGTAAAGCCCACACAAGTCACTTTGGTGCCGGATGCCGATGATGCTATTACTTCCAATGCCGGTTGGGATACCATTAAAAACAAAGATTTTTTAATTGAAGTGATTCAAGAATTTAAACGAAATAACATTCGAACTTCTATTTTTGTTGATCCGGTTTTATCGATGATTGAAGGTGCAAAAATCACCGGAACAGACCGAATTGAATTATACACTGAAGAGTTTGCTCATCAATACAGTTTAGGAAACAAAGCCGGAATTAATTCATATGTTGAAGCAGCAATTTTATCCAATCAACTCGAAATGGGCGTGAATGCCGGACATGATTTAAGTTTGGATAATATTCAGTTTTTAAAAGAAAATATTCCGGGATTGCTTGAAGTTTCTATCGGTCATGCATTAATTAGCGAATCACTTTATTTAGGAATCGAAAATGTAGTGAATATGTATTTACACAAGCTTAAATAG
- a CDS encoding CBS domain-containing protein produces MLEITNYINNDFKPFDSKETIESIQSFFADLTFSHFPVVQEGIYIGSIAADDVITFDNHKSAIDYRYTLEGFFARNNMIWLDVLEVFAQNHTNLIPVLDDHNKYLGYYELNDIVQFFAETPFLKEQGGIIIVKKPTIDFSMSQIAQIVETNNGKILGIFISDANAEFVEITIKLSLGGMNEIIQTFRRYNYEIISDHQEDTYLNNLKERSDYLDKYLNI; encoded by the coding sequence ATGTTAGAAATAACGAACTATATAAACAACGATTTTAAACCTTTTGACAGTAAGGAAACCATTGAATCTATTCAAAGTTTTTTTGCCGATTTAACGTTTTCACATTTTCCTGTTGTTCAAGAAGGAATTTATATTGGAAGCATTGCTGCCGATGATGTCATCACCTTTGACAACCACAAATCGGCAATTGACTACCGCTATACGTTAGAAGGTTTTTTTGCCCGAAACAATATGATTTGGTTGGATGTTTTGGAGGTTTTTGCTCAAAATCACACTAACTTAATTCCGGTTTTAGATGACCACAACAAATATTTAGGTTATTATGAATTGAATGATATTGTTCAATTTTTTGCTGAAACACCATTTTTAAAGGAACAAGGCGGTATTATTATCGTAAAAAAACCAACAATTGATTTTTCTATGAGTCAAATTGCTCAAATTGTTGAAACTAACAATGGTAAGATTTTGGGAATTTTTATTTCAGATGCAAATGCAGAATTTGTAGAAATCACTATAAAATTATCGCTTGGCGGAATGAATGAAATTATTCAAACCTTTAGACGATATAACTACGAAATTATTTCAGATCATCAAGAAGACACCTATCTGAACAATTTGAAAGAACGTTCAGATTATTTAGATAAATACTTAAATATCTAA
- a CDS encoding NAD kinase — MKIAIFGQYYQNDTRPIIKDIFVYLNHNHVELVIEAAFLKILYAEEILKKEYKTFSTYKDLDSSFDLLISIGGDGTILRAITYVRNSGIPILGVNAGRLGFLAKVQKDNIELFLQSILNKNYTVSKRTLLSIDSSPKNPEIKDINFALNEISVSRKDTTSMITVETYLNGEYLTSYWADGLIISTPTGSTGYSLSCGGPVLTPDVKSLVITPIAPHNLNARPLVIPDKTEIILKVSGREPQFLVSLDSRIATMNNETVLTIKKTQFKINMVEILDETFLKTLRNKLLWGVDKRN; from the coding sequence ATGAAAATTGCCATTTTCGGACAATATTATCAAAACGATACTCGACCCATTATTAAGGACATTTTTGTTTATTTAAACCACAATCATGTTGAGTTAGTGATAGAAGCCGCTTTTTTGAAAATTTTGTACGCCGAAGAAATTCTGAAAAAAGAATACAAAACATTTTCTACCTACAAAGATTTAGACAGCAGTTTTGATCTTTTGATAAGCATTGGTGGTGATGGAACTATTCTTAGAGCTATAACCTATGTCAGAAATTCCGGAATTCCTATTCTGGGAGTTAATGCGGGACGATTAGGTTTTTTAGCAAAAGTTCAAAAAGACAACATCGAATTATTTTTGCAATCGATTCTAAATAAAAATTACACTGTTTCTAAACGAACATTATTAAGTATAGACAGTAGTCCAAAAAACCCTGAAATCAAAGACATTAATTTTGCTTTAAACGAAATTTCTGTCAGTAGAAAAGATACCACTTCGATGATTACGGTTGAAACGTACTTAAATGGAGAATATTTAACTTCGTATTGGGCAGATGGCTTAATCATTTCTACGCCAACCGGATCTACCGGTTATTCGTTAAGTTGTGGTGGACCGGTTTTAACACCGGATGTAAAAAGTTTAGTCATCACACCTATCGCTCCGCACAATTTAAACGCAAGACCATTGGTTATTCCTGATAAGACTGAAATTATTTTAAAAGTTTCGGGAAGAGAACCTCAATTTTTGGTCTCCTTAGACAGCAGAATCGCAACCATGAATAACGAAACGGTGTTAACCATCAAAAAAACACAATTTAAAATTAACATGGTTGAAATACTGGATGAAACGTTTCTAAAAACCCTTCGCAACAAATTATTATGGGGTGTTGACAAAAGAAATTAA
- the porG gene encoding type IX secretion system protein PorG, translating to MNRIKIALFFTLIYAGLNAQINEIGIFAGGANYIGDVGPTTYIAPNDVALGIVYKWNRSTRHTYRFSYTYGKIKSNDLDSDVADRNLRGYNFKNTIHEASAGMEFNFFEFDLHSMKPQFTPYVYTGLSYFAYKELYYTDSKATEDYQEGALAIPMILGVKTKLTRDLVIGLEVGARFTFTDNLDGSNPKNENLTPLQFGNINSKDWYMFTGFTLTYTFGENPCFCPE from the coding sequence ATGAATAGAATAAAGATTGCATTATTTTTTACGCTCATTTACGCCGGATTAAATGCCCAAATTAACGAAATTGGTATTTTTGCCGGAGGAGCTAATTATATTGGTGATGTTGGGCCAACTACCTATATTGCTCCAAACGATGTTGCTTTAGGAATAGTTTATAAATGGAACCGAAGTACCAGACACACTTATCGTTTTAGTTATACCTACGGAAAAATAAAATCAAATGATTTGGATTCTGATGTAGCAGACAGAAATTTGAGAGGATATAATTTCAAAAACACCATTCATGAAGCTTCAGCCGGAATGGAATTTAATTTTTTTGAATTTGATTTACATAGTATGAAACCACAATTCACACCTTATGTTTACACTGGTTTGAGTTATTTTGCATACAAAGAATTATATTACACTGACAGTAAAGCAACCGAAGATTATCAGGAAGGAGCACTAGCTATACCGATGATTCTTGGTGTAAAAACAAAATTAACAAGAGATTTAGTTATTGGTTTAGAAGTTGGAGCACGTTTTACGTTTACAGACAATTTAGACGGAAGTAATCCAAAAAACGAAAACCTAACACCACTACAATTTGGAAATATAAATAGTAAAGATTGGTATATGTTTACCGGATTTACATTAACTTATACATTTGGAGAAAACCCATGTTTTTGTCCGGAATAA
- a CDS encoding isoprenyl transferase — protein sequence MILEEHINKDNLPKHLAIIMDGNGRWAKQQGMLRAFGHEKGTKSVRETVESCAKLGIENLTLYAFSTENWNRPKLEVDTLMNLLIKSLKKELKTLQKNEIKLNSIGNISLLPTTAHRELLEVINKTKENKRMTLTLALSYGSREELVSAIKTISDKVKNNIISPESIDETIINQHLYTHNLPDVDLLIRTSGEHRISNFLLWQIAYAELYFTDVLWPDFREQHLYEAIISYQKRERRFGKTSEQIK from the coding sequence ATGATTTTAGAAGAGCACATAAATAAAGACAATTTACCAAAACATTTAGCCATCATTATGGATGGAAATGGTCGTTGGGCAAAACAACAAGGAATGCTCCGTGCTTTTGGCCATGAAAAAGGTACCAAATCAGTGAGAGAAACGGTTGAAAGTTGTGCAAAACTCGGAATTGAAAACCTTACTTTGTATGCTTTTTCAACCGAAAACTGGAATCGTCCCAAATTAGAAGTAGACACTTTGATGAATTTATTAATAAAATCATTGAAAAAAGAGTTGAAAACACTTCAAAAAAACGAAATTAAACTAAATTCTATTGGCAATATATCGCTTTTACCTACTACTGCACACAGAGAACTTTTAGAAGTAATTAACAAAACCAAGGAAAATAAACGAATGACTTTAACACTCGCTTTGAGTTACGGATCCAGAGAAGAGTTGGTTTCCGCAATAAAAACTATAAGTGATAAAGTTAAAAATAATATAATTTCGCCAGAATCTATTGATGAAACAATTATTAATCAACATCTTTACACACACAATCTACCCGATGTTGATTTATTAATCAGAACCAGTGGAGAACATCGAATCAGTAATTTTCTGTTGTGGCAAATTGCCTATGCAGAATTATATTTTACCGATGTGCTTTGGCCGGATTTTAGAGAACAACATTTATATGAAGCTATCATTAGTTATCAAAAAAGAGAACGTAGGTTTGGAAAAACAAGTGAACAAATTAAATAA
- the bamA gene encoding outer membrane protein assembly factor BamA, with protein sequence MKLSLVIKKENVGLEKQVNKLNKRNVLRNITSFFAILFLGSIFQLKAQESSTYERGSQYILGGVEVTGKITFNEQTVVTFSGLEKGQKIIVPGEEISTAIKKLGKLGLFSDIDMYINRIKGDTIFLELNMVELPKLNEAKIQGLKKNKAETLLKEVNLTKGKVVNENLITTTKTTIENKYKKDGFYNTKVAINTIPDTTSGNEVKMVINVDKGKKIKVSSIDIQGNEEIKDGKLRGAMSNTKVKFPGRFWKGSKFIKDKYKEDLVSLVDKYKEKGFRDARIIYDSVIFNNKKNTVDIKIKVEEGRKYYFGDIKFLGNTIYTDEGLSRVLGIKKGETYNGVMLQERIANKKNPEANDITNLYQNNGYLFSTINPVEVRTANDTIDFEIRILEGPLAYFNKITVVGNDKTNDHVIYRELRTKPGQKYSKEDLVRTIREIGQLGFFDPEAIDPKFKNVDPAAGTVDIEYNLVEKGSSQIELQGGYGGGGFIGTLGLSFNNFSARNIFKKDAYKPLPMGDGQRMSLRLQGSSFFQTYSLTFSEPWLGGKKPIQFSTSLSHSKQFLNNFQTRDVDRSRSFNITSLSVGIAKRLTVPDDFFVLSQSVSFQYYDLNNYNTGLFTFGDGSARNLAYTIGLTRNNKGVNPIFPVYGSEFSITAKFTPPYSLFNGVDYKNLENEAEYKLRHTGESYFDSNENLVSPGDYVDAAGGNRVDSFEDAAVDRAKVDQKKFNWLEFYKIKLKVDWYTKIAGTNQNALVFRTLGEFGFMGAYNNERGLVPFERFFLGGDGLANFALDGREIIQLRGYPNQSLSPVDGGTIYNKFTMELRYPITLKSAASIYVLGFLEAGASYNTFQEYNPFKLQRSAGLGLRVFMPAFGLLGIDFGHGFDALPGQTIKNGWETHFIIGQQF encoded by the coding sequence ATGAAGCTATCATTAGTTATCAAAAAAGAGAACGTAGGTTTGGAAAAACAAGTGAACAAATTAAATAAAAGAAACGTGTTGAGAAACATTACGTCATTTTTTGCAATACTTTTTTTGGGAAGTATTTTTCAGTTAAAAGCACAAGAATCTTCAACTTATGAAAGAGGCTCCCAATACATTTTAGGCGGTGTAGAAGTAACCGGTAAAATTACTTTTAACGAGCAAACCGTTGTTACATTTTCCGGCTTGGAAAAAGGACAAAAAATTATTGTTCCTGGAGAAGAAATTAGTACAGCTATAAAAAAACTAGGAAAATTAGGCTTGTTCAGTGATATTGATATGTATATCAATAGAATCAAAGGAGACACCATATTCTTAGAATTAAATATGGTAGAACTTCCTAAATTAAATGAAGCAAAAATTCAAGGGTTAAAAAAGAACAAAGCCGAAACTTTACTTAAAGAAGTTAACTTAACTAAAGGCAAAGTTGTAAACGAAAATTTAATTACCACCACTAAAACTACTATTGAAAATAAGTATAAAAAAGATGGTTTTTATAATACTAAGGTAGCCATTAACACCATCCCGGACACAACCAGTGGAAACGAAGTAAAAATGGTAATCAATGTTGATAAAGGTAAAAAAATCAAAGTTTCCAGCATAGATATTCAAGGAAACGAAGAGATAAAAGACGGAAAACTAAGAGGTGCCATGTCTAATACCAAAGTTAAATTTCCAGGAAGATTTTGGAAAGGCTCAAAATTTATCAAAGACAAATACAAAGAAGACCTTGTTAGCTTAGTTGACAAATACAAAGAAAAAGGTTTTCGCGATGCCCGAATTATCTATGACAGTGTAATTTTTAACAACAAAAAGAATACCGTAGATATTAAGATAAAGGTAGAAGAAGGAAGAAAATACTATTTTGGTGATATAAAATTCTTAGGAAACACAATCTATACAGACGAAGGATTAAGTCGTGTATTAGGCATTAAAAAAGGGGAAACTTACAATGGTGTAATGCTTCAAGAGCGAATTGCCAACAAGAAAAACCCTGAAGCAAACGACATTACCAATTTATATCAAAATAACGGATATTTATTTTCAACAATTAATCCTGTAGAAGTTCGCACCGCAAATGACACTATTGATTTTGAAATCAGAATTTTAGAAGGACCTTTAGCCTACTTTAATAAAATCACTGTGGTTGGTAATGATAAAACAAATGACCACGTAATTTATCGTGAACTACGTACAAAACCAGGACAAAAGTACAGCAAAGAAGATTTAGTACGAACCATTCGTGAAATTGGTCAGTTAGGATTTTTTGATCCGGAAGCGATTGATCCAAAATTTAAAAATGTAGATCCAGCTGCAGGAACCGTTGATATTGAATACAATCTTGTTGAAAAAGGATCGAGTCAAATTGAACTTCAAGGAGGTTATGGTGGTGGAGGTTTCATCGGAACACTTGGACTATCATTCAATAATTTTTCGGCTAGAAATATTTTTAAGAAAGATGCCTACAAACCCCTGCCAATGGGAGATGGACAACGTATGTCTTTGCGTTTACAAGGAAGTTCTTTCTTTCAAACCTACAGCTTAACGTTTTCTGAGCCATGGTTAGGTGGGAAAAAACCAATTCAATTTTCAACATCTTTATCACACAGTAAACAATTTTTAAATAATTTTCAAACCAGAGATGTGGATAGAAGTAGAAGTTTCAACATTACATCACTTTCTGTCGGTATTGCAAAAAGATTGACTGTGCCGGATGATTTCTTCGTATTATCACAATCGGTAAGTTTTCAATACTATGATTTGAATAATTACAACACCGGTTTATTTACTTTTGGAGATGGATCAGCAAGAAATTTAGCTTATACCATTGGACTAACAAGAAATAACAAAGGAGTTAATCCAATTTTCCCTGTCTATGGTTCTGAATTTTCTATCACCGCAAAATTCACTCCACCCTATTCATTATTTAATGGTGTAGATTATAAAAATTTAGAAAACGAAGCAGAATACAAACTAAGACACACAGGAGAATCATATTTTGATTCAAATGAAAATTTAGTTTCGCCTGGAGATTATGTTGATGCTGCAGGAGGAAACAGAGTTGATAGTTTTGAAGATGCCGCCGTTGATAGAGCAAAAGTGGATCAGAAAAAATTTAATTGGTTAGAATTTTATAAAATTAAATTAAAAGTAGATTGGTACACAAAAATTGCCGGAACGAATCAAAATGCCCTTGTATTTAGAACCCTAGGCGAATTTGGATTCATGGGAGCCTACAACAACGAAAGAGGATTAGTGCCATTTGAACGTTTCTTCCTTGGTGGAGACGGCTTAGCAAACTTTGCCTTAGACGGAAGAGAAATTATCCAGTTAAGAGGTTATCCAAACCAATCTTTATCACCTGTAGATGGTGGTACAATTTATAATAAGTTCACAATGGAACTTCGTTATCCAATAACATTGAAATCTGCCGCATCCATTTATGTTTTAGGATTTTTGGAAGCTGGAGCTTCATATAATACTTTTCAAGAATACAATCCGTTTAAACTTCAACGGTCTGCCGGTTTGGGTCTAAGAGTATTTATGCCTGCCTTTGGTTTATTAGGAATTGACTTCGGTCACGGCTTTGATGCATTGCCAGGTCAGACAATTAAAAATGGCTGGGAAACACATTTTATCATCGGACAACAATTTTAA
- a CDS encoding OmpH family outer membrane protein — MKKLVFLLLLTLSGLAVEAQTRGVRIGYIDMEYILQNVPDYTEAKNQLELKAQRWKQEIETKQNEINAFKESLNNERVLLTKELIEEKEEEIKFLETELMDYQQKRFGPNGDLIVQKAVLIKPIQDQVFTAVQDLAEAQKFDFILDKSSDLTVLFAAKRHDISDRVIRSLTRASKREQMSKKQLKALEEKERIEDYKDDTNPALEERKKILEDRKNKRDSVVEARKALAEQKKKDFEDRRAKMKEERDGKKNGTVSDKDEKTSDSNSSTEEKTDGNVETKNTTTTAAEARQKAEEDRQQKLDERKKQIEERKQKILADREAAKKAREEKQNENKEKQNNN; from the coding sequence ATGAAGAAATTAGTTTTTTTATTACTATTAACACTATCTGGACTTGCTGTTGAAGCACAAACCAGAGGTGTTAGAATTGGTTATATTGATATGGAATATATCCTTCAAAATGTGCCGGATTACACTGAAGCTAAAAACCAATTAGAGCTAAAAGCTCAAAGATGGAAACAAGAAATTGAAACCAAACAAAATGAAATCAATGCGTTTAAAGAAAGTCTCAACAACGAAAGAGTACTATTAACAAAGGAATTGATTGAAGAAAAAGAAGAGGAAATCAAGTTTCTTGAAACAGAACTTATGGATTACCAACAAAAAAGATTTGGTCCAAACGGTGATTTAATTGTGCAAAAAGCTGTATTGATTAAACCAATTCAAGATCAAGTTTTTACAGCTGTTCAAGATTTAGCAGAAGCTCAAAAATTCGATTTTATCTTAGATAAATCTTCCGATTTAACAGTGCTTTTTGCGGCCAAAAGACACGACATTAGCGACCGAGTAATTCGTTCGTTAACCCGTGCTTCAAAGCGTGAACAAATGAGTAAAAAACAACTTAAAGCACTAGAAGAAAAAGAACGTATTGAAGATTACAAAGACGATACTAATCCAGCATTAGAAGAACGTAAAAAAATTCTTGAAGATCGAAAAAACAAACGTGACAGTGTTGTTGAAGCCCGCAAAGCACTTGCCGAACAAAAGAAAAAAGACTTTGAAGACAGACGTGCAAAAATGAAAGAAGAACGTGACGGCAAAAAGAATGGCACAGTTTCTGATAAAGATGAGAAAACAAGTGATAGCAATTCTTCTACTGAAGAAAAAACAGATGGTAATGTAGAAACAAAAAACACAACCACTACAGCAGCAGAAGCTAGACAAAAAGCCGAAGAAGACAGACAACAAAAATTAGACGAAAGAAAAAAACAAATTGAAGAAAGAAAACAAAAAATATTAGCCGATAGAGAAGCCGCTAAAAAAGCAAGAGAAGAAAAACAAAACGAGAACAAAGAAAAACAAAACAATAATTAA
- a CDS encoding OmpH family outer membrane protein, whose protein sequence is MKQLKTLFIATILFFSASQTATAQTKIAHVDTNELITKMPAMIEAQKQLETLSKQYDAEFKTMADEYYAKLKKYDEEAGKVTEKVNEERAKEVQDMEKRIRDYRETAQKELQQKESDLAKPLMEKIKASIAKVGKAKGFNYVLDVNSAIFADGTDLTSDVKKDLGF, encoded by the coding sequence ATGAAACAATTGAAAACTTTATTTATTGCGACTATTTTATTCTTCAGTGCAAGTCAAACTGCTACTGCACAAACAAAAATAGCACATGTAGATACAAATGAGTTGATTACGAAAATGCCAGCTATGATTGAAGCTCAGAAACAATTAGAAACGCTTAGCAAACAGTATGATGCAGAATTCAAAACAATGGCTGATGAATACTATGCTAAATTGAAAAAATATGATGAAGAAGCTGGAAAAGTTACTGAAAAAGTAAACGAAGAAAGAGCGAAAGAAGTTCAGGATATGGAAAAAAGAATCAGAGATTACAGAGAAACTGCTCAAAAAGAGTTGCAACAAAAAGAGTCTGATTTGGCAAAACCATTAATGGAAAAAATCAAAGCTTCTATTGCTAAAGTTGGAAAAGCAAAAGGTTTCAACTATGTTTTAGACGTAAACTCTGCCATCTTTGCAGATGGAACAGATTTAACTAGTGATGTTAAAAAAGATTTAGGTTTCTAA